The window ATCAAAAGCTTGTCCCTGTGTTCCTCCGGGATCTCCTCCCAGGTGGGTTTTATGAGAATATTGTCAACGGTAAACGGCTTAAAATACTGTTTCCAGTTATTGATCCAGTCCTTGTCCTCTGTCTCGCCGGACTCTATGGTACATTCTCCCAAGTCCGTGAACATGGAAAGCTGGGAAAGTCCTTCTTCCACCCGCTTTAACATACCATCTATGTCAGAATCCGGTTCTAAGTAAAAGCTGACCTTTGCAAGACCTTCATCTGGCGGCAGCTCCGGCAGGATGTCGATAAACATGCCTTTTGTCTCCGCTTCCGTAAGGGGAGTGTTATCCTCAATTTCAATTCCTTCTATTCCGATCTCATCAAACATGCTGCTGATCAAGTCCACGGCTTCCGTGGTAGTGGTCAGCGTAAACTTTTTCCATTTCATAGCAATTCCCTATCCTTTTATAATTTTCACAAACAGGCACAAAAGCACAACTAAAACCACCGGGCGCACGACCTTTAACCCATTTTTCACCACAAGGCCTGACCCGATGTAATGGCCTGCAATGCAGAAAAGACCTGACGCCAGTCCTAAGGGAATCAAAACCTTTCCGTTTATTAAAAAAGTTGCCAATGCCGCGACGTTGGATGATAAGTTGATCACCTTCGTGGTGCCTGATGCGCTCCTGACATCCATTTTCGCAAGTCCGGTCAGGATCAGCAGCAAAAAGGTCCCTGTTCCCGGCCCGTAAAATCCGTCATAACAGCCAATGATCAGGGCCGCACACATGCTGATCAAAAACATTTTTTTCTCAGGCAATTCCGTGTCTGCCTCATGCTCTCCCAGATTTTTGTTCTTGAGAACATAAAAAGCGACTATGGGAAGCACTGCCAGCATCATTCCCTTTAATACCCGCTCACTGGCAAGCATTGACAAATGCGCCCCAATGGCAGAACCAACCACGGCAAACAGGGCGGCAAACAGCGACAGCTTTGCTTTAATATAGCCGTCTTTGGCATATCTGGCCGTGGAGATAACGGTTCCCATGGTAGAACCCAGCTTATTGGTACCAATGGCAAAATGGGGCGGTATTCCTGCCGCTAAATATGCCGGAAGGGAGATAAGCCCTCCCCCTCCGGCTATGGAATCTACAAAACCCGCCAGAAAAACAAGAGGGCAGACGATCAAATACTGGTACATGTATTGTTTCCTTTCTTTGGTATGGTTTTCCCGAAAAAAGCAATGCTGAATTCAAAAAACAGAAAACCAGCCCCTCGGTCAGCCGCCAGGGCACCGAACGTTCTTATTATTAAACCACATGATATCATAACATACAATGAAATGTGTTGCAAGCGTATAACATGAACGAAATTTGAAGGGATATTTCATCTTTTTTAAAATAAATAATTTTTTTTGAAAAAGGATGCAATAAAAATTGATGCTGCTGCATTAACTAATTGAACGGATGAAAATACTTTTGTTTCGTTCCGAGAACAAGGGCAAAAAAAATATCAAGTAAACGAAATTCCTTGATGCATTACACCCCATCACACCCGCCTGAGTGATTGGACCGGAACAGGATCTATTTTCACAAATTACAAACCAAAAACATTTGTAATGAAAAACAGGAGGCGCGTCATATGGCTGAAGCATTTCAGCTGTCTGGCGCGTCCCCTGTTTTTTATGATAAAAAATTCATGTCCGTCTGATAATTATATGGAAGGACTGATTTAACGTCCATGTAAAGCTGAAAAGCCGATGTTAAGATATGTCAGCAGCTATAGCTGTCAGACATACCGGAGAGCGGCAGTCTGTTATTTCCTGTTCAGGTGTTATCATCCCCGGAAAGTGCCAGATAGGATGGATTGGCAATTCCCTGCTGCTCCAGCCTAAGCTTAAGCTTTCTCTGAGCCCCATTCAGCTCATACCTAAAAATTCCCGACTCATTCTCGTTTGCATAAGTGCCCACATAAACCGCGTAATCTCTCTCCATCATTTCTCCCTTACAGTATTCCAAATGTTGCAAAGGCTTCTGTTGCGCTCATTCCATCCTCAATGGCCTTTCTGACCGTTTTTTCTCCCCGTGCCTTCTCAAGAGCCTTTTTAATTACATATTCAATATGCTCTGCAGGAATCACCAAAACACCATCAATATCGCCAAAAATCAGGTCTCCGGGCATTACGGTGACTCCGTCCAGCTCAATCCTGCAGCGGTAATCCACTACCTGCGTCCGTACTGAGGAATCCTGAGCATAACAGCCTCTGGAAAATACAGGCCAGTTCTGATCCAGTACCTGGGGTGTATCCCTGTGCCAGCCGTTGACCACTGCTCCTGCTGCTCCCCGCTTTTTTGCGGTGGCTGTCAGCAGTTCTCCCCAATAGGCGCAGCGCATATCGCCTCCCGTTGCCAGGTAGATCTCATCCTCCTGCAAATCATCTAATGCCTCTGTCAGAAGTCCAAAAGGCTTTTTCTGCTCACCATATACGTCAATCATCAAAACTGTCATAGCATAGCCTGCCAGCTTCATGTCCTCCCTCAAAGGCCGGATTGCCTGAGGAAGGAACTGATGATACAGTCCTATCTGATCCAGTATATCACCTACAACCGGAGTGTAAAGCTCTTTTTTCATAATTGCCAGCAATTCATGTCTATCTAACGCCATTTTAAATCTCCTCCTTTTTCAATCCAAAAGCACAGTTCTGTTCTTTTCTCCTCATTTGCCTGCAGGCGGAAAGCACCTCCATTTTCAACCGCTTTTTCCAGGCCTGCAGACCAGCCACATCCACATATATGGAAAAAAACTGCTGTCCCAGCTCATTCCATAGCTTAAGCCTTTGTTTTCATTGTATACTCTGTACCACGCCTTTTCCGGGAAACCGGTCACATACAGCATATCTGCTGTTCCGGCTTTTTCTCCTGGAATCAGAGAAAGATCTGTTTCATCGTCTGTCACCAGCCATTCAAACTTTGTTCCCGGCTTTACGCGTTGGGTCTCAAAATCCATTTCATCCATGGTAAATCCTATGGTTCCATTTGTATGAATCTGACAGCTTTCATCCAGAAACGGCTTTCCCACCGTCGGATGATGCCCCCACATAAGTTCCATGGGCTCCTCCGCCAAGTTTGTGATTTTTTCCCTGATTGTTACAGCACTTTCCCCATTCTTTAGAGAAATTTCCTTCTCCAGCATTTTCAGTCCTTCAGACTCATTAATTCTGCTTTTATAAATCCAAGGGCATAGGCCATGCCCGCATGCCATGAATCACCGCACTGTATTTGAGGCGTATGATCCGGAACCAGTACGCCCGTGAAATTGTTTTTATATAGAATATCCAGAGTTCTTCTTATGTCAATATCTCCGTCATCTACGAATACTTCTGTATATTTTGGAACCTTTCCCCGTACATTCCTCACATGGGCATAGGCAATCTTTCCCTGGGAGGAGTACTGCTCCAGGGCATCATAAATATTTCCGTTTGTCATTTCCTGAATGCTGCCCATGCAGAAATCGATTCCGTTTGACGGGCTGGGAACCAGATCCAGCACCTTCTGGTACAGCTCCGGCTGATAAACAAGCCTTGGCGTATTTCTCAAAAACGGCATAGGCGGATCATCGGGATGAAGCGCCATCATTACCCCAGCTTCTTCAGCTACAGGAAGAATGTTTTCCAAAAACCATCTCATCCGTCTCCAAAGCTCCTCATATCCTATATCTTCAATATATCCTTCCTGTTCATTTCCAGAATAGGTCATATTCCATATTTCACCTTTGGGAATCCTGGCATCCAGTTCTAGAAGATCTGCGTCAAAGCAGGTACTTACCGCTCCACCTCTTGCGTCTGTGGTCTTCTGGTGTCCCCACACTCCCGCAAGGCTGAAATTATATCCGAAACAACGGATACCCGCTTTTCCTGCATTACGGATAATCCTCTTTAAGCTTTCCATCTGTTCTTCTTTTCCAGGGCCATCTAACAGTACATCGTACCAGTCTGCCGGATTGAAGTTTTCAATTCCGTAAATGTTAAGTCCCTTATCCTTTGCCTTCTGCTGAAGGGCCAGCATGCTTTCCAGGCTCCACACAGACTCCCCTGCTTTGGCTGTTCCGTAATTTTCCTTGTCGTTCGTTGCTTTGACAATATCCCCTTCGCCGTCGTAATAATTTGCAAGATGGATAATCAAATCCGTACAGCCGCACTGCCTTGCAAAGGTAAATTCTTCATCCTTTAGCATGTAACGGTATAAACCGACTCCCAGCTTCATTTCTGTCCTCCTAAACCGATTCTATCATTTATTTTCCTAGTATTAAATGAATTGTTGCCACTGTTTACAGAAGCTCATTTCTTTATACTGATACTATATCTTAATTCCGTTCAGATTTCTTCTTTACGTTTGATATTTTTTGTATTATATTGATATATATATGGAAATGATTTGGATTTTACTATAAACTTCCAGGAGGTTTACTATGCAAACTGATCCTAAAACCGTCAATACTCCATTGGTATTTCCAAGTGATTGTGAAGTTTACTATTCCATTCGTACACTTATTGACAAAAATGAATACCCTCAGATACATGATTTTTATGAAATAATACTAGTAACGGAAAATGTACTGGATATCTTGTTAAATAATGATCATTTAAGACTCTCCCGCGGAGATCTTCTTCTGATTCGCCCCGGGGATGTCCACACAAAAATACAAAACGGAGCCGCGACACATATCAACCTGGCTTTTCCCACCTATACATTGAAGGCACTGTTCTGCTACCTCTACAATTCTCCCAATCCTTTTCAGGAGCTTTCGGAAAGCTCTCACGTTCCCGTTGCACGCCTGACCACAATTGATACCGTTATGATCCAGAATCGCCTGGCCTTCCTCAACCAGTTTTCCACATCTGCTATGGAAGAAAAAAACACCCATCTTCGGGCGATTTTAATCGATATTCTGTATTCTTACCTTATGCCGGAGCTAATGCGGCAGAAACGGACAGATCAGTCTCCTGATCTGCCCGCCTGGTTTTCGTCTGCTTTAGATGGACTTTTAAATGCAGCAAACCTTGTAATGGGAATGGATTATCTGATCCAGCAGACAGAACGCTCCCCTGAGCACATCTGCCGAACTTTCCGTAAGTATCTGGGAATCTCACCCTCAGCCTATATCAACGCAAAACGGCTGAATTATGCCGCCAACCTGCTATCCCACACAGATATGGAAATCGCAGATGTTATTTACGAAAGCGGTTTTCAAAACATCAGCCATTTCTATCATTTATTTAAAAAAGAATATGGAATATCTCCACTAAAATATAAAAAATCATATTTGATTCAAAAACTTTAAAAATACTATCATTTATTCATAATAAAAGGCTGCTTTATATGCCTCCTTTCACGTCGGCATTGTCAAACCTTTGGTTTCCTCCGGCACAACTCCCTAAAGATAAACTGCCTCTGCATAAGGCAGAAATTCTTCACTGCAAAGTACCTTTAAAGCATTATTTATTGCCTGCATATGCCGCTCCATGAAATTCCTCCGCTCAAATATTCACCTGAAAATTTCATTATTATTATACATAAAAATCAAATAAAAAAGGTACAGCAGAAATTTCCCGCCATACCTTTTAAGTCCGTTCCATCAAACTCACTGTATCCATGCACCGTCAGCCCCCACCTTATATCCGTCGGGAGTCACCGTATTGGTGAGCAGCCTCCCCAGATAACCATCAGACATGGTGTTAAAATAATAAGCCTTACCGTCAATGATCTGCCAGCCAGTTCTCATGGCACCTAATGTTCCGTCATCCACGGGATTTAAGTAGTACCGCAAGCCGCCTTCATCGGAATACCAGCCGGTGAGCATATGGCCTTCCCAGTTAAACCGGTACCATCTGCCGTCAAGATACTTCCAGCTGTTGGAAGGCCAGCTTCCGTCACTGTACTGAAACCACCAGCCGGAAGGGCTGTACCGCCAGCCCCTCTGGTAGCTGTAGCTGCCTGGACCGTCATCGTCATCATCGTCGTCATCCCAAAAATCAAAGGATTCACTTCCTTCAATAGGCCCTTTGATTTTTGTGCCGGAACCGTTCCATCCTGGAAAATCCCGGACAGACTGCCCGTCAGCGGCCAAAACGGCCGCAGGAAATAAAACTGCCAGCCACAATACAACAGCTCCTAAGGCCAGCTTTTTTGTAAACCTTCCCATACTTTCCCTTCTTTCCTACCCATGTACCTTCCGGAGTTCCTATTTAAAGATCCCCTTCTTTTTATGTTTTTCGCCTTCACCTGTGCCGTTCATGGCTTCATCAAACTTGCGAAGCGCTTCTTTTTGAGCCTCGTTCATGCGCTCCGGCACTTGAACCACCAAAGTGACAAAATGGTCGCCCCGGATCGTCCGGTTGCGTAAGGAGGGAACGCCCTTTCCTTTTAAGCGCACCTTAGTATCGGTCTGGGTTCCCGGCTTCACCTCGTATTCCACGTCCCCATCCACGGTCTTAATGCGGATGCTTCCGCCTAAGGCAGCATTTGTAAAGGAAATGGGCACTGTTGAGAAAATGCTGGTATCCTGACGCTTGAAGATGGGATGGTTGGATACCACTGCCTCTACCAGCAGATCGCCTCTCTCGCCGCCATTGGTTCCCGGCTCTCCTGCACCTGCAAGGCGCACGGACTGGCCGTTGTCAATTCCCGCAGGAATAGTGACTTTGAATTTCTTTCTCTTTGTAATATATCCGCTGCCGTAGCAGTCCGGACATTTTTCCTTAACGATTTTCCCTGTGCCGCCGCAATCCGGACAGGTCTGAACATTCTGTATCTGGCCGAAAAAGGATTGCTGGGTATACATGATCTTTCCTTTTCCATTACATTTTGGACATGTAACCGGTGAGGTTCCCGCCTTTGCACCGCTTCCGTGGCAGGAGGAACACTCTTCCTTATAGTTCATCTCAATCTCTTTTTCACAGCCGAAAATCGCATCCTCAAAAGTAATTCGGATGCTGGTTCTGACATTGGCTCCCCTAGATGGCCCATTGTAACGGGCGCTGCTGCTTCTTCGTCCTCCGCCAAAGATATCTCCGAAAATATCCCCGAAAATATCTCCCATGTCCGCTCCGTTGAAATCAAAGCCGCCGAAACCGCCTGCTCCTCCGCTTCCGTCAAAAGCAGCGGAACCAAACTGGTCATACTGACGCCTCTTGTCAGGGTCGCTAAGGACACTGTATGCTTCGGAAGCCTGCTTAAATTTCTCAGCAGCTGCGGCATCTCCGGGGTTAGTGTCAGGATGGTATTTCTTAGCTAATGCCCTGTAAGCTTTCTTAATGGCTGCGTCATCCGCATCCTTTGGAACGCCCAGGGTTTCATAATAATCTTTTTTATTCTCTGCCATCTTAGGTCTACCTTTCATGTTTCAATCCGCATTCTGCATTCATATATGAGCACAGGATGACACAGCAATTGCACTGAAAGACTCCGGAAAAAGTGCTGTATCGCTACAACACTTTTCCCAAAGTCCCGTCAACCGTCCAGACTAGTTTACACCTCTTTGTAATCTCCGTCAACCACATCGCTCTCCTGATAGGAAGCGTCTCCTGCTCCCATGTCAGGGCCTGCACCCTGTGCTCCGGCCTGGGACTGTGCCTGCTCATAAACCTTTGCAAACAAGGCCTGTGCGCTGTTCATCAGTCTTTCTCTGCCTGCCTTGATATCTTCAATCTGCGCATCGGTCATCTCATCGATCGGAGCTCTGTTAATCGCTTCTTTTAATGCATTTAAGTCTGCTTCCACAGTTGCCTTATCGTTTGCATCGATCTTGTCTCCTACTTCCTGCAGAGCCTTCTCTGTCTGGAATACCATGGAGTCAGCATCGTTTCTTGCATCAATGCCTTCCTTGCGCTTCTTATCCTGAGCCTCATACTCGGCTGCTTCCCTTACTGCCTTATCAATATCGGAATCAGACATGTTGGAGCCTGAAGTAATGGTAATATGCTGTTCTTTGCCTGTTCCAAGATCCTTTGCAGAAACATTTACAATACCGTTGGCATCGATATCAAATGTAACCTCGATCTGAGGAACGCCTCTTCTTGCAGGCGGAATTCCATCCAGACGGAACTGGCCTAACGTCTTATTATCTCTTGCAAACTGTCTCTCACCCTGTACCACGTGGATATCAACCGCTGTCTGGTTATCTGCCGCTGTGGAGAAGATCTGGCTCTTCTTTGTCGGGATCGTAGTATTTCTCTCGATCAGTCTGGTAGCTACGCCGCCCATGGTCTCAATGGATAAGGAAAGAGGAGTAACGTCCAGAAGAAGAATATCGCCTGCGCCTGCATCGCCTGCAAGCTTTCCGCCCTGGATGCTGGCGCCGATGGCAACACATTCATCCGGGTTCAAGGACTTGGAAGGCTCCTTGCCTGTCAGCTGTTTTACTTTATCCTGAGCGGACAGCATACGGGTAGATCCGCCTACCAACAGTACTTTTCCTAATTCTGCGGAAGTAATGCCTGCATCTCTTAACGCGTTCTGTACCGGAACTGCTGTGCGCTCGATGAGGTCAGCAGTCAGTTCATCAAATTTTGCTCTGGTCAGGTTCATATCCAGATGCTTTGGACCCTCTGAGGTAGCGGTGATAAATGGCAGGTTGATGTTTGTGGTGGTAGAAGAAGATAATTCCTTCTTTGCCTTTTCAGCCGCCTCTCTTAATCTCTGCATGGCCATCTTGTCTCCGGACAAGTCAACGCCTTCTGCTTTCTTGAATTCATCTACCATCCACTGGGTAATGCGGTTGTCAAAATCATCACCGCCCAGACGGGTATCACCGTTGGTGGAAAGAACTTCGATGACGCCGTCGCCGATCTCAATGATAGAAACGTCGAAGGTACCGCCGCCTAAGTCATACACCATGATCTTCTGCTCTTTTTCATTATCAAGTCCATAAGCCAGGGCTGCTGCCGTCGGCTCGTTGATGATACGCTTTACGTCAAGGCCTGCGATCTTACCTGCATCCTTGGTTGCCTGACGCTGTGCGTCGTTAAAATATGCCGGTACGGTAATAACCGCTTCGGTCACCTTTTCTCCTAAATAAGCCTCTGCATCTGCCTTTAATTTCTGAAGGATCATGGCAGAAATCTCCTGAGGGCTGTAATTCTTTCCGTCAATGGTTACCTTGTAGTCCGTACCCATATGTCTTTTGATGGAAGAGATGGTGCGGTCAGCGTTTGTTACAGCCTGACGCTTTGCAGGCTCGCCTACAAGCCTCTCTCCGTTCTTAGTAAATGCAACAACGGATGGTGTGGTTCTTACGCCTTCGCTGTTGGGGATTACAACCGGTTTACCGCCTTCCATAACGGCCACACAGCTGTTTGTTGTACCTAAGTCAATACCAATGATCTTGCCCATAGTTTTTTCCTCCTATTTAATAAACCAAATGTGAATGTTATCTGTTTTCTGAGTTTTATATGACTAATTCGCCACCTGCACCATGGAATGTCTTACCACGGTGTCGCGGTAGGTGTAACCCTTCTGGAGTTCCTGGGAAACAACATTCTCTCCCAGTGACTCATCTTCAATATGCATGACCGCATTATGGAAATTGGGATCAAACGGCTTTCCCACTGCTTCAATGGGCTTTACGCCTGCTTCTTCCAGTGTTTTCATCAGCTGTTTGTATATCTTTTCCATGCCATCTGCAAAAGGAGCGTTCTTCTCCT of the Lacrimispora indolis DSM 755 genome contains:
- a CDS encoding RraA family protein, whose translation is MALDRHELLAIMKKELYTPVVGDILDQIGLYHQFLPQAIRPLREDMKLAGYAMTVLMIDVYGEQKKPFGLLTEALDDLQEDEIYLATGGDMRCAYWGELLTATAKKRGAAGAVVNGWHRDTPQVLDQNWPVFSRGCYAQDSSVRTQVVDYRCRIELDGVTVMPGDLIFGDIDGVLVIPAEHIEYVIKKALEKARGEKTVRKAIEDGMSATEAFATFGIL
- a CDS encoding beta-propeller fold lactonase family protein; the protein is MMERDYAVYVGTYANENESGIFRYELNGAQRKLKLRLEQQGIANPSYLALSGDDNT
- a CDS encoding helix-turn-helix domain-containing protein is translated as MQTDPKTVNTPLVFPSDCEVYYSIRTLIDKNEYPQIHDFYEIILVTENVLDILLNNDHLRLSRGDLLLIRPGDVHTKIQNGAATHINLAFPTYTLKALFCYLYNSPNPFQELSESSHVPVARLTTIDTVMIQNRLAFLNQFSTSAMEEKNTHLRAILIDILYSYLMPELMRQKRTDQSPDLPAWFSSALDGLLNAANLVMGMDYLIQQTERSPEHICRTFRKYLGISPSAYINAKRLNYAANLLSHTDMEIADVIYESGFQNISHFYHLFKKEYGISPLKYKKSYLIQKL
- the dnaJ gene encoding molecular chaperone DnaJ, which codes for MAENKKDYYETLGVPKDADDAAIKKAYRALAKKYHPDTNPGDAAAAEKFKQASEAYSVLSDPDKRRQYDQFGSAAFDGSGGAGGFGGFDFNGADMGDIFGDIFGDIFGGGRRSSSARYNGPSRGANVRTSIRITFEDAIFGCEKEIEMNYKEECSSCHGSGAKAGTSPVTCPKCNGKGKIMYTQQSFFGQIQNVQTCPDCGGTGKIVKEKCPDCYGSGYITKRKKFKVTIPAGIDNGQSVRLAGAGEPGTNGGERGDLLVEAVVSNHPIFKRQDTSIFSTVPISFTNAALGGSIRIKTVDGDVEYEVKPGTQTDTKVRLKGKGVPSLRNRTIRGDHFVTLVVQVPERMNEAQKEALRKFDEAMNGTGEGEKHKKKGIFK
- the dnaK gene encoding molecular chaperone DnaK codes for the protein MGKIIGIDLGTTNSCVAVMEGGKPVVIPNSEGVRTTPSVVAFTKNGERLVGEPAKRQAVTNADRTISSIKRHMGTDYKVTIDGKNYSPQEISAMILQKLKADAEAYLGEKVTEAVITVPAYFNDAQRQATKDAGKIAGLDVKRIINEPTAAALAYGLDNEKEQKIMVYDLGGGTFDVSIIEIGDGVIEVLSTNGDTRLGGDDFDNRITQWMVDEFKKAEGVDLSGDKMAMQRLREAAEKAKKELSSSTTTNINLPFITATSEGPKHLDMNLTRAKFDELTADLIERTAVPVQNALRDAGITSAELGKVLLVGGSTRMLSAQDKVKQLTGKEPSKSLNPDECVAIGASIQGGKLAGDAGAGDILLLDVTPLSLSIETMGGVATRLIERNTTIPTKKSQIFSTAADNQTAVDIHVVQGERQFARDNKTLGQFRLDGIPPARRGVPQIEVTFDIDANGIVNVSAKDLGTGKEQHITITSGSNMSDSDIDKAVREAAEYEAQDKKRKEGIDARNDADSMVFQTEKALQEVGDKIDANDKATVEADLNALKEAINRAPIDEMTDAQIEDIKAGRERLMNSAQALFAKVYEQAQSQAGAQGAGPDMGAGDASYQESDVVDGDYKEV
- a CDS encoding DUF4432 family protein; the encoded protein is MLEKEISLKNGESAVTIREKITNLAEEPMELMWGHHPTVGKPFLDESCQIHTNGTIGFTMDEMDFETQRVKPGTKFEWLVTDDETDLSLIPGEKAGTADMLYVTGFPEKAWYRVYNENKGLSYGMSWDSSFFPYMWMWLVCRPGKSG
- a CDS encoding mannonate dehydratase, producing MKLGVGLYRYMLKDEEFTFARQCGCTDLIIHLANYYDGEGDIVKATNDKENYGTAKAGESVWSLESMLALQQKAKDKGLNIYGIENFNPADWYDVLLDGPGKEEQMESLKRIIRNAGKAGIRCFGYNFSLAGVWGHQKTTDARGGAVSTCFDADLLELDARIPKGEIWNMTYSGNEQEGYIEDIGYEELWRRMRWFLENILPVAEEAGVMMALHPDDPPMPFLRNTPRLVYQPELYQKVLDLVPSPSNGIDFCMGSIQEMTNGNIYDALEQYSSQGKIAYAHVRNVRGKVPKYTEVFVDDGDIDIRRTLDILYKNNFTGVLVPDHTPQIQCGDSWHAGMAYALGFIKAELMSLKD
- a CDS encoding sulfite exporter TauE/SafE family protein: MYQYLIVCPLVFLAGFVDSIAGGGGLISLPAYLAAGIPPHFAIGTNKLGSTMGTVISTARYAKDGYIKAKLSLFAALFAVVGSAIGAHLSMLASERVLKGMMLAVLPIVAFYVLKNKNLGEHEADTELPEKKMFLISMCAALIIGCYDGFYGPGTGTFLLLILTGLAKMDVRSASGTTKVINLSSNVAALATFLINGKVLIPLGLASGLFCIAGHYIGSGLVVKNGLKVVRPVVLVVLLCLFVKIIKG